From the genome of bacterium:
CGCCGATCGCGCCCTCGGCCATCACCAGCCCCCGCGACGGAAGCTTCGCGCTCGCGCCCGCGGGCAGCCGCAGAATCGTCCACGGGCCGATATTTTCCAGCCTGGCTTTAAATTTAACGGGCGGCATGTTTGCGTTCCCCGCTGTTGATTACCCGAAATCCGCGCGCCTTTGTGTCTTCGTGTCTTCGTGGTTTATTTCGGGCGGCTGCCAGCCGCCCCTGCTAAATCGGAATCGCGGTCGTTTCGAGCTTCGTCAGCTCGGCCACCTTGCTTGCGTTGTCTATGTCAATCCCGACAATCTTCCCGTCGCTGTCGAAGTCCACGACCACTCCGGGCGCTATTTCGAGCGAATCCGCCCCGGCCTTCTCCGAGAGGTCGATGTACAAAGAATCGGTATCCGAGTAGTACTTAATCTTCATTTCCGTCACCCAACGTTGTAACTGCTAACTGTCTAACTGTCAACTGTCAACCTGTTCGGGCGCACGCAGTGCGCCCCTACTATAATTATCCCGTGGACATCCGTTCGCTCAAGATCATCTTCACCTGCGGCGGCAGGCTGGCCCCGCCGCTCGCGTCCCGCGCGCCCGGCGGCGTCAAGGCGCTGCTGCCCGTCGGCGGCCGCTCGCTGCTGGAGCACGCAATCCGCGCCGCGTCCGTATTCAGCGGCTTGCAAGTATCCGGCGCCGCGGTCGTCGGCCCGCCGAAAACTGCTTCCGCCATGGACGCGATCCGCATTTCCGTTTCGCCGCCGTTTGAAATCCGATTCGCGGCCGAAGGTGAGACGGTGCTTGACAACATGCACGCTGGCGCGGCGGCGCTTGCGGACATGACGGGCGATAGGCTTCTGATTATTTCGCCCGACCTGCCGTTCGTATCGGGCGATGCGCTGTTGCGGTTTGCGGCTGCGGTGCCGGAGGGCGCCGACCTTGCGATGCCGCTCGTGCGCCGGGAGGATTTTTTGGACGAATTTCCGGGCGCGCCGAACAAGTTCGTGCGGCTCGTGGAGGGCGAGGTGACGCTGGGCAGCGTGCTATATATTAAAGGCGATGTTTTGCGCAAAAACACCGCATTATTCCAGGATGCGCATAACGCGCGGAAGAATCCTGCCAAGATCGCGGGGATGCTTGGCGCGATGTTCGTGATGAAGCTTTTGGCGGGCCGCTTATCGCTGTCCGAAATCGAGCGCCGCATCGGCCAGCTCACGGACGCGAAGGTGAGCGCGGTGTTTCCGTCCGCCGCCGCGCTTGCGTACGACGTGGACGACGAGGCGAACCTGCGCTACGCGGAGGAGCGCATAGCCAAACGCTAACCGGTCAGATCGCGCAACGCGCTGGCGAGATTGGCGAGCCCCTGCCGCGTCTCGGCTTCCGGCGCGCCGATGGCCAATCGAAAATGTTTCGACATTCCGTCGAAAAACCTGCCGGGGACGATTGTCGTATCGTACTTATTGCGAAGATGCATAAAAAGCCCGTCCGAGTCCAGGGAGGGGGCTGTAATTTTCGGGAAATAAACGATGCCCGCGCCCGGATCGAAGCACTCGATTCCCGGCGCAGTTGCGAGCCAGTCGAGCAATAGCTTCCGGTTTGCTTCCGCGCGGGTTTTGGAATGCGCAGTGAACCGGTCAAAATTCTCGAAAACGCGGGTTGCAATAAGCAGCGTCGGGAAACTCGAATTGCCTACTGAATAATCGATGCACCGGCGCATACGCGAAATAAGCTGCGGATTTCCAAGCGCCCATCCTGCGCGCAGCGTGCCCAGCCCGTAAACCTTCGTCAGCGAGCTTGTCGTGATTATGTTGTCTGCAAGCAGGCCCGCGGGCGCGCGGCCGTCAAACCAGAAGTCGAGATAAACCTCGTCAACTAGAGCTACTCCGCCGCGGCGGGCCATAATATCCGCAAGCGCGCGTATTTCCTCGTGCGACAACGTCGCACCGCTTGGATTGTGCGGGCTGGTCAGGATCAACAGCTTCGTTTTTTCGTCCGCGATTCTTTCTAGCTCCGCGGCGTCAATTTTCCATCCGCTTTCGTAATCGCGCGCTATTCGCTTCACTTCGACGCCGAAATACCGCCAGAGCGAAATCAGAGGCTCGTAGGTCGGCATCTCGACGACTACGTTGTCGCCGGGGCGGACGAACGCCATCGCCGCGAGCATGTTCGCGTGGCTCGTTCCTGTTGATGCGACAACGCGGTCCGGCGACGTCCCGTGCCGCTCCGCGACTAGCGCCTCGTACCGTCGCAGGAACGCGAAATCCTCGACGGTGACTGGCAGATCCGAGATGTCGAGGCCGAATTCCTCCGGCGTGAGCGGGGATAGCCCGCTGCGGGCAAGGTTTATCTTCGCTCCGACGATGTTCGCGCGCGCCCAGTCTATGTAGCTCTCGCCTGAGTCCGCGCGTCCGGCCGCGGCCTGGGCCGCGCCCGCGCTGAAATAAGTGTTCATGCCGCACCTCACGGGCGGGCACTTTATCACCGGGCGGCGACCTCGTGCTATACTTCGGCTCTCCCGAGGCCCATTTGCGGCTTCCGGCCGGTTTTGGAGGTTCCGTTGGCACTGCAGATCTTCAACACGCTCACGCGCAGGAAGGAGGAATTCATCCCGCGCACCCGCAATTTCGTCCGCATATACACGTGCGGGCTGACGGTGTACGACTACATGCACATCGGCCACGCGCGCACGTACATATTTTGGGACGTGTTCCGGCGTTACCTTTATTTCCGCGGCTACGAAATGATCAGCGTGCTCAATTACACCGACATCGAGGACCGCATAATCACGCGGGCGAACGAGCGCGGGATCGACTTCCGCGAGCTGACCGACGAGTTCATCGAAGCGTTCGATGAGGACTGCGACGCTCTCGGCATAATTCCGTACACCGTGCAATGCCGCGCGACCGACTACATCCCGGAAATGATCGAAATGGTACGCGCGCTCGTGGAAAAGGGATACGCGTACGAGATCGACGGCGACGTTTATTTCGACGTTCACAAGTTTCCGGGCTACGGATCGCTTTCCGGGCATAACGTGGAGGATTTGGAGGCGGGCGCGCGGGTGGAGGTGGACGAGCGCAAACGTCATCCCGCCGATTTCGCGCTGTGGAAGGCGGCGAAGCCGGGCGAGCCGACGTGGGATTCGCCCTGGGGCCCCGGCCGCCCCGGATGGCACATCGAGTGCAGCGTGATGAGCAGCCATTTCCTCGGGCCGCGGATGGACATCCACGGCGGCGCGGTGGACAACATGTTCCCGCACCACGAAAACGAAATCGCACAGAGCGAGGCGTATTTCGATCTCGCCGGTACGAAGGAGCGCTGGTGCAATTATTTTATGCATCCGGAGCATCTTTTGGTTGACGATGTCAAAATGTCGAAATCGCTCGGCAATTTCATCACAGCGCGCGCTCTTCTTGCCGAGCATGACGCACGCGTTATCCGGCTCGCTTTCACGCTCAATCATTACCGCACGCAGATGAGCATCAGCACCGAGGGCCTTACCAGCGCCGCCAGCGCGCTTTCGCGCATAGACAATTTCGTGCGGATCGGCTACGGGCGGCTTAAGGCACTAGAGGAGTCAAAAACAGAGGCGGATGAGAATGCGCCGCTCGCGGAGCTGGCTGCCGGTTTGCACGATAAGTTCGTACAGGCGATGGACGACGATTTGAATTGCCCCGCGGCGCTGGGCGCAATTTTCGATTTCATCAAGTCGGCCAACCAGCGCGGCTGGGAAAGCTGCGACAATCCGGCAGACATTTTCCTTTCGCTCGCAGTCATTGATGAGCTACTGGGCGTCCTGGGGATTGGCTCGGCGGCTGATTCCGGCGACAAGGCCGTCGGGGGAGAGATTGTCGGCGGTTTGATGAATCTGGTACTCGAAATCCGCAAAAAGGCCCGCGCCAGCCGGGATTTCGCCACATCGGACGCAATCCGAGACGGGCTTTCCGCGCTCGGAATCACAATCGAGGACACGGCGGACGGCGCAAGGTGGCGGTACAGTCCGGAAAGTAGTTAAAGTCCGGGTTTTGGCAATACGATAACCGGCATGTATAATGGCGGCTCTGGAGCAGCAAGGTATGATTGTTTTCGAGGAACACGGAGACATTCTGGTCATCACGCTCATGGGCGAGATGACGATTTCGCGCATATCGCTCATCAAGGACAAGCTGGACGCGTTCAAGGTGGAGCGCTTCAACAAAATCGTTGTCAACCTCGAAAAGCTGACGTTTATAGACAGCTCCGGCCTGGGCACGCTCGTATTGCTTATAAAGCAGGTCAAAAACAACTTCGGCACCGTCGTGCTCTGCTCGCCCCAGGTGCAGGTGATGAAGCTCATCGAGATGGTGAAGATAAACAAATACGTCGAGATAAAGGAAAACCTCGACGAAGCGCTGAAGTATCTGCAGGGGATTTAATCCCCTTCCTACGGCCAATAATCCTCGGTGACGTACAAAAACTCCCCCGCGCCGATTTGCAGGTGGTACACGCCGCGCAAAACCAAATCCTCGTGCGGGTAGTAGCTTTCGAATTCAAACAGCTCATCGTCTCCGTTGAAAAACATGCTGTATCCCTGCTCGTAGAACCGCATTTCATAGCGGTTTTCCTTGGAATGGAAAATAATCTCGTACGGATAGGGCACCCAGTTGATCATGTCCTGCATGTACGTGGTGTAGCTCATCCGGTCGGTGTCATAGGCGCGGATTTCCTTTATCACCGCGCGGCCGTCGTAGCCGCAAACGTTATGCCGCGACGTGAAACGCTTCGTGGACGGAAAGAAGTCCATTTTTATTTTCTTCACGCCTTGCCGCGTGCGCCACTCCCAGTAGAAGTAGCGCTCCTGGCAGATCGCGTGGGGCGGGCCGTAGCGGTCGACCGCGTCGCGCATCGTGGACTCGCCCGGCATAAGCCCGTCGATGACTTTCACCAGCGTGCGCTGGTATTCGAGCGGGAACGGATTGTAGAAAACGCGGATTCCGGGCTCGCCTTGCGCGTATGCTGACGAGCAAAGCATCGCCGACGCCAACGCCGCAATCAAAATGGACTTGCGCACGATTGATTATACCCCCGGCGGCGCGATTTCGGCGGGTTCAGGGACGCACTATGCTTCGGTTCCGTCGGAAGAAGCCTCGCCCGCGGGCGGATCCTGCGGCGGCTCCGCCGCAGGAGCAACCTCCGCGGTATCGTCCGACGGCTTGTACGGCTCGATTTCTATGCTTCCCGCGCCGTTGTTCACTTCCACGTGAACGCGGTGCGGCGGCCCATCGTAAAATCCGGGGGCGAAGTACGCGCCGCCGCGCTCTTCTACGTCGTCGGTCGAGAGCGCGACCAGTCCGTTGCGTTCGATTGTCAACTCCACTCCGGGCGGCAGAAGCAGCTTAACGCTGGATGCGCCGGAGTTCACGTCGATCCGCGATTCCTTTTCTCCGGATGACGGAAGCACGATGCGGACGTCGGCCGCGCCGCAGTTGATTTCCATCTTGTCGCACACGAGATGAAAAAGGTCGAGTTCCGCGTCGCACGCGCCGGTGTCGAATTCGAGATCGTACGCGGGGCCGCGCGCGAGCAGCACTTCGTAATTAGCTTTCCGGGACGAGGTTTCGAAGATATGTTCGTTGCGCGAAATTTCGACTGACAGCTTGCCGTCGCGGAATTTATCCTTGATTTTCGGCGCAGGCTCGCCCGTTTCCGCGCTGACGCTGACCACGGGACCGGCGGAATCATCATCGGCGGGGCCGAGTGTTATATCCGCCGCGCCCGTCGCGAAT
Proteins encoded in this window:
- a CDS encoding DUF2283 domain-containing protein gives rise to the protein MKIKYYSDTDSLYIDLSEKAGADSLEIAPGVVVDFDSDGKIVGIDIDNASKVAELTKLETTAIPI
- a CDS encoding NTP transferase domain-containing protein codes for the protein MRPYYNYPVDIRSLKIIFTCGGRLAPPLASRAPGGVKALLPVGGRSLLEHAIRAASVFSGLQVSGAAVVGPPKTASAMDAIRISVSPPFEIRFAAEGETVLDNMHAGAAALADMTGDRLLIISPDLPFVSGDALLRFAAAVPEGADLAMPLVRREDFLDEFPGAPNKFVRLVEGEVTLGSVLYIKGDVLRKNTALFQDAHNARKNPAKIAGMLGAMFVMKLLAGRLSLSEIERRIGQLTDAKVSAVFPSAAALAYDVDDEANLRYAEERIAKR
- a CDS encoding pyridoxal phosphate-dependent aminotransferase, producing the protein MNTYFSAGAAQAAAGRADSGESYIDWARANIVGAKINLARSGLSPLTPEEFGLDISDLPVTVEDFAFLRRYEALVAERHGTSPDRVVASTGTSHANMLAAMAFVRPGDNVVVEMPTYEPLISLWRYFGVEVKRIARDYESGWKIDAAELERIADEKTKLLILTSPHNPSGATLSHEEIRALADIMARRGGVALVDEVYLDFWFDGRAPAGLLADNIITTSSLTKVYGLGTLRAGWALGNPQLISRMRRCIDYSVGNSSFPTLLIATRVFENFDRFTAHSKTRAEANRKLLLDWLATAPGIECFDPGAGIVYFPKITAPSLDSDGLFMHLRNKYDTTIVPGRFFDGMSKHFRLAIGAPEAETRQGLANLASALRDLTG
- a CDS encoding cysteine--tRNA ligase, whose product is MALQIFNTLTRRKEEFIPRTRNFVRIYTCGLTVYDYMHIGHARTYIFWDVFRRYLYFRGYEMISVLNYTDIEDRIITRANERGIDFRELTDEFIEAFDEDCDALGIIPYTVQCRATDYIPEMIEMVRALVEKGYAYEIDGDVYFDVHKFPGYGSLSGHNVEDLEAGARVEVDERKRHPADFALWKAAKPGEPTWDSPWGPGRPGWHIECSVMSSHFLGPRMDIHGGAVDNMFPHHENEIAQSEAYFDLAGTKERWCNYFMHPEHLLVDDVKMSKSLGNFITARALLAEHDARVIRLAFTLNHYRTQMSISTEGLTSAASALSRIDNFVRIGYGRLKALEESKTEADENAPLAELAAGLHDKFVQAMDDDLNCPAALGAIFDFIKSANQRGWESCDNPADIFLSLAVIDELLGVLGIGSAADSGDKAVGGEIVGGLMNLVLEIRKKARASRDFATSDAIRDGLSALGITIEDTADGARWRYSPESS
- a CDS encoding STAS domain-containing protein; this encodes MIVFEEHGDILVITLMGEMTISRISLIKDKLDAFKVERFNKIVVNLEKLTFIDSSGLGTLVLLIKQVKNNFGTVVLCSPQVQVMKLIEMVKINKYVEIKENLDEALKYLQGI